Sequence from the Helianthus annuus cultivar XRQ/B chromosome 13, HanXRQr2.0-SUNRISE, whole genome shotgun sequence genome:
GCACCACTGCCAACACATATTCTACTTTTTAATAACTTGTTTTATATTATATAACTCAATAAGTCTCAACACAAGtttaacttatttattttttaactttatatattttatatatattaatataagagtgaattgcaaattttggtctttatctttataccaagtttcagacggtgtcctttatatataaaattgatgagttttgtacttaatgttttgaaatcttgcaCGGTTTGTCCTTTAACCTTAACCCAATTAATTTTAACTGTTAAGTAGAGGGTAAATTCGtctttttacttatttatttaacataaccattttaataattaaaacaaaatgaaTTATGTATTATATATCTAAACACTCACACTTATCTCTAAtactctctctctatatatatatttatataatcttAAAAACAATGGTCGGTGCAACAGTGCACCGACATAATTACAAAATTGCCCTTCATACAAATTACAATACTATTGTTGTTTTCTATTTTTTATAGTTTTGGCAGTCTTCTTCTCGAGGTCTGAACTCTGACGCCTGAGTGCCTGACAGACTTGAGTAACCCGTAGGCCTCCGCTTCACCTATGTATGGAGCAGAAGAGAAGATGATCTTTGTAAGAGAATCATGAGTTTAACGACGTACCTGACGAAAACCTTGGCCGGAAACTAGATCCATTGTTAGACTACTCCAACGCGCCTTTACTGTCCGAAGATGCGGAGCCCGTGCAGAAAGGCGTGGGTCTGCCTTCGTCCAAACGATGGGGTAGGTCCAACAAATCCTTCAAGGTTTGAAGGAGACGAGATTTTTTATCGGAAAATAGGGGAGACATTCATAGACATCAAACAACAACATAGAGGCTTCGATCGGTTGCTAAACAGAGATTTCAAACACCGAAATCAACACCGACAAAGGATTTTGATCGGTTGCGACACAGAGATTTCAAACACCGGCAAACTAGATTATGGGGTAAACTTGAGAGGGTCTTGAGAGTAGAAGAAGAGATTAGATAATAATAGAGAGAAAAGATAAGTAAATGGATTTCTATGCATTTGCAATTAAAAGTTACATTCTATATTAAATTATCCCAATAAATTCCAACTGTACCCCATAAAAAATAAActaaagggtaaattacatttttcgtcctttatgtttgtaccgaattgcaacggatagccttttacttcaataattacagtcgcAGTCCTTTTTTATAAAACTCATAACACcctacgtcctttagcactaactaaGTTAAATTTTTCAGCTAAATATAACATGTGTCTTGCACATGAGAGGGTAGGTTAGTAATTTTActattatatttaaaatatatttagagtaaaatgcacggatagtccttgtggtttggtgaaatttcacctttagtccccaacttttcaaaattacactcttagtccctgtggtttgacaagttgttacttggatagtccccaaagcggatgaaggttactcggatagtccctgttttgacaagttgttactcggatagtccctgtggtttgacaagttgttactcggatagtccttgtcatttcacacccacttaacccgaaaaactaacctccatcctctttggggactatccgagtaacaacttatcaaaccacagggactaagagtgtaattttgaaaagttggggactaaaggtgaaatttcaccaaaccacagggactatccgtgcattttactcataTATTTAAGAAAATAAACAATTCTAACCTCATCATGTACCTCTCTATCATCTTCATCTGTCCCTCCCATCTTTCTATCTCTCAAACCAACACCATTGTGACAATTACCACTCCCACCACCACCAGATCCACCACACCACCGCCTCCATATAGATTCGTCCGCCACACCGTCACAACGCCTCCATCCAGATCCGCTACACCGCCACCTCCATCCAAATCGTCGATGGCTTCCTGAACACGCAATCGGAATCTCTGTGCATCGAAACTCCCGTTGGAGAAGACGTGTATGCTTTGAGAGAAATCGGCGTTGAAGATTCCGTCGGAATATTCAAAAAAGCGATGAAACCGTTGGTGGTTAACGGTCCAGGGTTCCGGCAACTGTTTGAAGATAATACGTTTGATGGTTGATGGAGTTTTGGATAGATCGGATAAAACGGAAACTGCCGGAGAAGACGTGTACGCTCTGAGATAAACCGTTGGTGGTTAACGGAGTTTTGGACAGATCGGATAAAACGGCGTCGTTCGCGTCGGAAATTGGCTGGACGCTTAAACCGGAAGGATACGTTGTTGTTCACACAGGTTCTATAGATACATATAGTTtcaattctttcattcttttatcaTCGCGGTTTTCAGTTTGGGTTGGGGTTGGAGTTCTAACTGAAATAAAGATTTTCGGTTTTCAAGATCTGTAACCCAGCTGTTTACACAAATATGAAGTGAGTTGGATTATTTGATAGAAATTATATGCAGATTATGATCAAACGGCTAATTTTTTATTCTTGATCATTGCGGTTTTAACGTATTTGACTTCCGAAGAAGTTGGGTTGCAGATCTGCAAAGGGTTAGGGTCGGTGGGTGTGGCCGGAGTGGTGGCGGCAGGATGTGGCGGTGGCGGCAGGATGAAGTGGTGGTGGCAAGATGTGATGGTTAGGGTTAGGAAATTTGAGAAGACGAATCTTATATAcaatattttttgttttatttattaaacatttaaataaaaaatgaattgacaaaaatacccttgagtgaataaacttaactgaaaattttaatctGGTTAGTACTAAAGGACGTAAAGTGTAAcaggttttgcaaataaaggattgtgactgtaattattgaagttaaaggctatccgttctgatacaaacataaaggacgaaaagtgtaatttatcctaaACTAAATAATAGATTCATTTAGTTAAGGTGGAACTTAATCGTAAAAGAATGGTAACAAAGTTGTCTTTTTACTGTATCCTTTTTCAGTTTTTCCTATAGATAAGTTaaattgtatttttatttttattatttatctttCCTACATGTAAGTTCAGGTGTAGTATTAATTCATCTTTCATATTTTCAaactattaattaattataaactAACAATCCATATATTTCTGATTAGATCAcgtttgaataataataataataataataataataataataataataataattaatcaactaaataattatattaaatatattttaatagcataaatatttaaatgaaaattaaaataagTGATGACGTGGAAAATATAAGCATATTTATAGGGTTAGAGGCGAAATTGAGGTTCTTTAAATATATGATGTGATAACTAATTTGGTAGTTAGAAACGCCTAAAAATGTTTTTAGCATTGAAGATAGTCTTACATGTTATCTGAAACACTATCACCCATCCCATTCGGTTGACTACAAGCCAAATCGACGATGAGAAGAAAGAATATAGAAAAAATGTGCATAAATGTTCGAATAACCCCAATCAAAGATACCTTTACCCATCGATAGTAAATTTGATGAGAGAAAGAGGATTTTATTCTAAGATAAAATATAATTGAAATCTTTTAGTTTTATCAAGTTGGTCAAGGGTTCGGACGGGGATTTACAAGATCCAAGCAATAAGCAAGTTTGGACAGACAACGAGCAATAGTGATGGTCAAAATCTAAAGACGAGCAAGAAATGCAGTCCTTCTGGAGAACAACAATAATCGTGGTTGGGATCTGAAAAGAAACAATGCCATACTATCTAGATAAGAATGATTTTTCAAGTCGAAGTTAAAACTCTTTCAACAGATGCAGAACTTTAGAcctcaattattttttttaattacttttacgactttacaccAAAATATGCGAGAAAATATGCTCCTTTTATCTATGCCTAACCACATTAATGCCACCAACGTAATGTGTgtaacaaagtaaaaaaaaatgtgtCATGTCTTGCGTTGGCACTCCACGTTAATGTCATCATTGTATCGCATGTAACGAAGTCACAAAAGTGGCATTGCCGCCGCAACGCACGGCAAGGTAAAaatctagtatatatatatagcatCATCACCTGCTACTCAACAACCACACTAAACAAATATCCTAAACACTCGACCCAAATGAACACATCAGTACAGATTACATAAACCCATAAATATCGAAAATCCAATTAAAATTATACTCAATCCGGTAATACAGAATCAATTTTCTCCAATAAACCTAAAAAACTAGTGAAAATTAGAAACTAGATATAAAACCTTGAAATGTCAAACCTATTTACAGCAAGTACCATCAAAATTGAATCACAAAGTTGCAGAGTTGAACACCAAATTGATTGTATTACTCTTCAATTAGAGCTAGTGatcaaaattaaataaaactAAACAAAACCCTAGAATTATACCGTTTTGGTTGAATTAAAGGTGTCGGGGTGAGAATCGGAGTCGTTGATCAACAGTGAGCTATATATGAATCCTGGAAAAGTGTAGAATTGATCAGAGATAACAATTTTACGAACGGACCGTGGGTTTCTTTGTTAGATCTGGTTCTCCAAGTCCGGCCATTGTAAGATTGTCGTTTTGAATCGGAGACTTGTACATTGTAGACCTTGATTTTCAAGACCCAATATGTGACTGCCGTCCTTTACAACTGTAATACcttgaaaattcatgtccaataatgtatgaacacgtgtcataagctcggaacgtgtgaaagaatactttagaggaaCTAAAGTGGGCAAAcaaggaaactatgtgaatataagggtccaaagtgtcagcaatggataattatatttaaaaatagccctacaagatgttgGTACCTTCAAACGAaaaaatcatggatcatacgaagctaaatatgaaagaaagtgagaaattacaaaccacaggggctaaatgtgtcaacatgtgtaaagtatacctctgagtgaccttttagcagacccgaagctttgtaacggtaaatcgtgctcactagaatatgtgatgaaaatttcataaagtttcgttatcgtatgagaaagttatgatcgaattcgtgttcgaagggttaaaagcatcaacattgAAATTCAAGGTCTttcgggtgatcacaaagttaacaAAGGACTTAACAAAGTTAGTAAAGGTCCTAAAGCCCTTAAAAATAAGGTTAGAGGGCTGAAATAGCAAAAATaggacttaaaaccacgttacaaaggaccaggggctGAAATGCAATTTTTAAAACTTGCTTGGCTGGTTCTGGcaggtcacgcggcccgcgtaagaaacCCTTAagggtttacgcggcccgcgagagagaCACAGCGACAGAAAAATCCTGGCAGCTGCCAGTTCAGGTCTGTAACCGACTTTAAATAGttgttttcttataccagaggtctctccaatggtttttcatgcaatAGGGGCACTTGGACTGATCTTATAACATTTGTAGACTATGTTGGCACCATCTTATGCAATCAAAATGCATATATAAGGAACTTGAGGTTGTAACAACTTTGCTCATTCATTTGCAAAGATCACAAGACTCACCTCTGGAGCTTTCTGGTCAGCAACAAGGATTCATTAGGCTCCCTAGttgtaattaggactcttgtaagcattcttaacccttcttaattcgttttagcttagttaattagctaaaattcaaaccgtcgtaattaaggtttgacttcgagtttagtcaataattactcagtcaaatctcgaattaaaaatacctataagtaggtaattatgtgggtaacaaacccttaaaagggtattttcagattcccactctaactatgttaattgtcgagtcaaagcttaccttAAAAAGTTAACAgaatgtttattttcaaattaatgcgtaattagcaatgtaggatacatgcaacatgtttgatcattaatataacttggtaattaacgtaagaacatgtcccaacatgttcaactcgacaattttcagtttaggctcggtttggaaccgaaagtcgcatagttcgacttctgctttgactttcagttctgtcccgtttaagccaagtttaggattgccttagagcttcttttggacctatttacatgttagtataaccctctgtgattatacaacttggttcattagatatcctattcacatgcatgtttccgttaaatgcttatatgttgaccattatgcctaaatgaccttaaaatatgatttttgaaaatgtaaaagggtagacaccttagctactgacttataaacttgcacctaaaaattgagatcagttggaggtatagattaagagttatgctcattagcgtaattaggaGCTTCTTttgtaattaaatggcgtaaattgcatatagcctatctaaacccaaatttttatacaaaactttgtacctactgatataaaataatattttgggatttttaaagatttttattcaattttaggctgagcataacttagtgttctaagcttaagtcagttaatgccggttttgcccttttgggctataaaatgagttttataaatcctattgaccccaaacctttttctactgatctaatattaataaagtattttgagccttctggaattttaaaatatcagctttctataccagacccggaaatggctccaaatcgcctttttaagcgttttaacgcataagtatgtacTAGAACCTTTTAAGCATATGGGGTTGAAActtactgatgtattcagtaaatttttatattctaaACAGTAGGAAAatattttaaactcagaattccagttttgaccttttaggcctatgtgagattaccaaaatgcccctacagagcatagtatggttataagtaataaatttcacatatatatgataccctactgttataacttattaaattaagtatatttactgatttaatcagacctgtaacccaggttattatttaaactcttaTACACCCtttaaaataaccaaaatgcccttatgaggcataatttgggtttaaaaccatttggggcataatggaaggtatcttactgatatcccaacatgtttaaggcatattaacttaggaaacttgtatatgactcttatggttactcgttacgcactttacgcgttcggatcggcttatgtaactagtttacccattttagccgaaacgggtcaaaccttatcatttctgtctcaaaatccagaatgtgattaagttacccatatttaacaagcatgcaagcttgtcgggtcaaaaccacattctaaaacggtcttcgccttatcgtgcgtttaaaccgtaatcttcatttaaactaatcggtctaagcttaggcaaaattaaaagacccgttaggattctaataggttattaaaaccttcattccagatataggagcccagtaaaagctatttgtacttgctgatttgatacggctgggtttaaatttatatttagctcaggtaaatacatttagcttattttcccttatacgggcttggggtacggtatataaaataccgcttggtcgggtaattgaccttaaccggtcgatggttaagtgttgtcaaaatgatccgtttgaaaatgttgttttgtttgtttaacgcctttgggggtttaatgaccgtgtcccggatatccttggcatcattcaaagaatgaccacgaccttagcacacgggtgtaggcgtacacccgttgtgcattcaaatcaataaagtataatcgtcggtacgagagaagtctcgcggcagaactatactaagtggtgtgtctattaatctttaacccggcacgacccggacaactgaacgcataacaaacatgtaattcttttacaagattataagcaaataattatcccaagttataaaaagttttgtgccacgggcattcaaatcaattttaaaccttttcaaaatgagtcagttaaattgtatttaccagtgtaaactgacgtattttccaaaaaggctaagtgcaggtactgcgcgtaataggctggccacttgTAAGGTCTAGAACCTTAAAAGACACTAACGAGCTTCATGTGACAAAaatcaaacgggtcgaataattccaAAGGAAAATTCTACATTTAACTACATGGTAGCTAATataaaatttacaaaaaaaaaatagtttacatCCCAAACATTCTAAACCAACATAGTTTAACATCTAATAACTACCGGTTTAAGTTACTTACAAAAGACCCGTTTTTAACATAGACATTGTTTAACAAAAGTTTAGACCACAACAAAGATCCTTGCGGAAGCGTGCATCAAAAGTATGTTCGATCCAAATATGCCACCCATCAAGTAGCTTTACCTACATACGACCAACCAATTAGACATTTCAATTAAATAGATCATACGATATCAAGTTACTAGTCGAACTACAAGAAGACCTTTTTAAACCTTCATCCAAACATGAAGTTCTCAACATGACACATCATCCTTTCTAACTCATTCACCCATATCCATATCATGTATTTGACTTATACCAACTTGTTGCAAGTATGCGGATTCGATTGTAGAGTAATAACATTTTACCTTAAAGCATGCTAGTAATATTTGTAAGCAAAGAACTTACCTTTGTCGTTGCTAGCTTGTGTTCCGGCACGGCTTGAACTTTCTTCCTTAACTCCTATAATCAAAAATCATTTCCTTTAATCTTAGGCCATTCTTTTCATTCCATTCTTAACACAATCAAGTGAACAACTAAAGTTTGCAATTTCTAATAATTTAACATAGTAATAACATATGATAATTTCATTcaagcattttaacaaacacttgGCGCGCATACCATTTTTAAAGCATAAAGTACAAGTATCATTTGCACAACTTCAACCAAATCATATCAAGATCAACAAGAACATCAAATTAACTCGAATCTCATAAATCATGCCATTTAAATCAGTTCCAACTAACAAGTTCTCATTATAACATCATCATACATGATCCGTGTACTAATTATACTCAAGAATTTCACATTGTACCTCATAACACCCTTACCCTAAGTGGGTTTTCACTTCTAATGTTAATTTAGTCGAATTCAAGCATTCATTATGATCTGAATGATGTTCTTAGTTCATCATCCTACTAATTTCATACTAACTCATGGATTTCTTAAGACCCATAACATACAAGATCATCCAAAATATGAAATTCTACTTACCTAGTGCTTTAGCATGCTTGGATGATTAAGAAATCAAGGACATGCATGAGTATTAACCAAGATTAGAGCTTcaattgttgaattttgaatgATGAAAAAGGGTTTCCCTTGTCTTTCTTGGCTCCTGGGCGATACACACACACTGTTATGTGTgtggttgtgttttaattttaatttatcaTTTCCACTTTCTATTCATGTCACATTTGCCCCCTCAAGATTCAGTCTTTATCATTTATGGCAATTCCCTTTCTTATAGTTAAACTTACTTATATACTAACCAAGTTCATAATTCTCAAATATTACCCTAATGTAATTATTCCTACTCATAACCTTGTTTACAACATGAATACAATCATATTAAAATTGTATGTGTTATAACTTGTAGCATATCATATTAACATGAAAATGAGCATAATTactattttggggtgttacaagtccaccccccttaaagaaggtttcgtccccgaattCACGTACCGAACAAAGACGGGTAGAACTTCCTCATTTCATTCTCCGGTTCCCAAGTGAGATCCGACCCCTTTCTGTGTTGCCATTGGACCAATACTTGCTTGATTTCTTTGTTGCGAAGAGTCTTTATCTTGGAATCCCTTATGGCTACCGGCCTTTCTATGTAATTCGTCTTCTCGTCTATTTCAATGTCTTCAAGGGGTACATGAGCCGTTTCATCCGTTAAACACTTCCGCAATTGTGACACGTGAAAAGTGCTGTGGATTCCTTCTAACGATGAGGGTAGTTCTAAACGGTAGGCTACCTTTCCAACTCGAGCTAAaatctcgaacggtccgataTATCGGGGACCCAACTTTCCTCGCTTACGGAATCGAATTATGCCTTTCCACGGGGACACCTTCAGGAACACTCGGTCCCCCACTTGGAACTCAATAGGGCGTCTTCTTTTATCCGCATAGGACTTTTGTCGGTCTTGCGCCGCTTTTAATCGAGCCCGTACGATGTCGATCTTTTCATTAGTTATCGCCACTACATCATTTGGTGCGAGTTCTCTTTgtcccacttctccccaacaaacAGGGGTTCTACACCTTCTCCCATACAACATTTCatatggtgccatttgtatgctactttggtagctgttattatacgaaaattccactaatGGCAAATGTTCATCCTAGTTTCCCCCGAAATCCATCACGCATGCTCTCAACATGTCTatgagagtttgaatcgttcgttcggattggccatccgtttgtgggtggtatgCGGTACTTACATGCAATTGGGTACCCATTCCTTCATGAAATTTCCGCCAGTAACGGGAGGTGAATCGCGTATCCCGATCTTAAACAATAGACACCGGTACACCATGGCGAGAAACAATCTCATTCACATAAATTTCCGCTAACCTTTCCGAGGAAAAAGTCTCCCGAATGGGTAGGAAATGGGCGCTTTTAGTAAGGCGGTCGACACTGACCCATATTGCGTCATGCCCTTTCTTTGTTTCGGTAGTTTGGTTACAAGGTCCATGGTTACAttttcccatttccataccgggaTTTCTAAGGGTTGTAATTTCCCGTATGgtttttgatgttccgccttTACTTGAgaacatgtcaagcatttagaTACATACTTAACAATGTCGcgtttcattcccggccaccaataattttctTTCAAATCCCGGTACATTTTAGTGGCTCCCGGATGAACCGAGTAACGGGACTTGTGTGCTTCTTCCAATAATAAAGTCTTTGCTTCATAGTGTCGCGGTATCCAAACCCGCCCAAACCTCGTTCTTAACCCACTCGCGTTTACTTCAAATTTATTTTCAAACCCTTTCGTTCTTTCACTTTTCGGATCACCAACATTTAAGGACTTATCTTGCGCCTCTCGTATTGTTCCAAGAAGATTTGGGGTAACTATCATTCTCATCGATTTCACTCGGATAGGTGGTGGGTATTCCTTCCGGCTAAgtgcatccgccacaacattagctttacCTGGATGGTAAAGAATGTCACAGTCATAATCCTTAATCAATTCCAACCATCTCCGTTGCCTCATAATGAGATCTTTCTGCTCGAAGAAGtatttaaggcttttgtggtcTGAATAAATTGTACACtttgttccatacaaataatACCTCCAGATTTTTTAAGgcaaacactaccgccgccaGTTCAAGATCGTGGGTTGCATAGTTAATTTCATGTTGCTTTAGTTGTcttgaagcgtaggcaataaccttgcctcgttgcatcaagacacaaccCAACCCTTGATGAGATGCGTCCGCGTATACAACTAAGTCTTCCGTTCCCTCTGGCAGGGTTAATACGGGAGAGCTTGACAATTTCTCCTTTAACATTCGAAAATCCTTCTGTTGATCATCATTCCATTCGAACCTTTCTTCTTTCTTTGTCAGCTTAGTTAAAGGAAGGGCTATTTTGGAGAAGTCTTGGATAAATCTCCGATAATAGCcggctagacctaggaaacttcTTACTTCACTAACATTCTTCGAGGGTACCCATTTTATCACGGCTTCCACCTTAGAAGGATCCACCAAAATTCCCTTTTCATTAATTACGTGACCTAAAAACTACACTTCCCTGAGCCAAAACgcacatttagaaaacttagcatataatCTTTCCCTTCGAAGCGTctcaagtacctgacgtagatgACTTGCATGTTCAGACTCGCTACGAGAGTATactaaaatgtcatcaataaacactatGACGAACTGATCCAACATATTTCAGCATACcctattcattagatccataaaagcGGCCAGAGCGTTAGTTAACCCGATTGACATTACTAAAAATTCATAAtgtccgtagcgagttctgaacgcagtcttaggTACGTCCTCTTCCCTTACTCGTACTTGATGGTAGCCCGATCACAAGTCAATTTTTGAGaaccaacttgccccttgtagttgatcaaaaagatcatctattctcggaagagggtatcggttctttaccgtgagtttgttaagttcacgatagtcgatgcacattctcatcgacccatccttctttttaacgaacaaaacAGGCGATCCCCACGGGGACACGCTAGGGCGTATGAAACCCTTGTCAAGAAGTTCTTGTAATTGGaccattaattctcgtacttccACGGGTGCCAaccggtaaggggctttggctaccgGTTTGGCGTTTGGTTCTAACTCGATACGGAATTCGACTTCCCGCTCGAGTGGAAGTCCCGGCAGTTCATCCGGAAACACATCCGGGTATTCATTCACTACCTTAGTATCTTCAATTCTTGTGGCTCCTAATTTCGTATCGAGAACATAGGCTAAAAATGCCTTACTTCCATTCCTCACGTACTTAACTGCTTCTAAGATAGTACaaaattttacccctccttcccTTTCCCCATGAATGGTTACCCGCTTCCCTTTAGGAGATGTCACATGAATAATTTTGCGTTCGCATAAGATTTCCGCGTGAtaacgggataaccaatccatacctaccaCTACCTTAAATTCTCCCAAGACCATGGGAATCAAATCAATATCAAAATCTTCGTCCTCTATAGTGATTCTACAATTTCTACATATTTCGTGCAAAAGGTAACTCTTACAATCGGCAATTTCTACTTCAAGTGGTGTAGGCATTCTTTCTATTGTGAACAAAGGGGAATATGCAAACTCGCTAGAAATGAATGATTTACTAGCCCTGGTATCAAACAACACATAAGTGGGTATAGAGTTTATCATAAAAATACCTGACACCACATTTGGATGAGCTCTAGCTTCTTCTGTAGAGATTTGAAACATTCTTCCTTTAGCTTTAGCGGGTTCTTCCTTCTTTCCTTCTTTCTTCACCCCTTGTTTAAGCTTTGGGCATTCGACCTTCACATGGCCTGATTCATTACAGTTGTAGCACACCCTCTTGGGATTTGGACAATTATAGTACGGATGCCCTTCTTGTCCGTAGTTGTACACCCTTTCCTTCCCAATAAACATTCACCCGAATGGGGTTTTCCACATGTCTTACATCGTGGAAACCCTCCTTTGGAAGCTTCTTTCTTTCCTTGATCATGCGTTTTAGGTTTCTTAGAATAGCCTTGTGTTGACCCCTTCTCGGCTTGCCTTTTCTCCCCACGTTCATCTTGCCTCTTTATCTCAATTTCCCTATCCCTTGCCAGGTCAATGATCTCGTCCAAAGTTTCACATTTAGAAGGAGTTATGAACTCCCGAATTTCAGCCTTAAGCATGCCATGATAACGGATAATCTTCTTCCTTTCCGTTCCGACTATTTCTTCGCAAAACTTTAACTGATCGAGGAAAGTGTTCGTGATCTCATTG
This genomic interval carries:
- the LOC110900994 gene encoding uncharacterized protein LOC110900994 → MAPYEMLYGRRCRTPVCWGEVGQRELAPNDVVAITNEKIDIVRARLKAAQDRQKSYADKRRRPIEFQVGDRVFLKVSPWKGIIRFRKRGKLGPRYIGPFEILARVGKVAYRLELPSSLEGIHSTFHVSQLRKCLTDETAHVPLEDIEIDEKTNYIERPVAIRDSKIKTLRNKEIKQVLVQWQHRKGSDLTWEPENEMRKFYPSLFGT